One Exiguobacterium sp. BMC-KP genomic window, CTGACGCAAAGCGTGGCGAAGAACTGTTTCTTCAAATGAGACATCAAAATAATAAGCTGCGTAGCATGATCCAAAGCGACGTTCTAACCGATCGAGCATCTCACCGTACCGATCTTGGGCGAGAATTCCTTCCAGCAGAATCGTCGCATGGCGTCCGTTTGCAAGCATGATTAGATCTTCTATCCAGTGAATTGCGGGATTCCCAGCTACATCCTTGACGTTCAACATCTCTCTTCGAATAACATCTTGAGAAAAGAGAATTGTATCCGGTAAAGCTGATTGTAACGCTTTCGCAAGTGTCGTTTTCCCGCTACCGGAGTTTCCGCGGATGACGATCAAGCGTGACTTCATGTCGTGAACCAGTCCCCGTTCAAGGCAGCGATATACCGTTCTGCTGAGCGAGCGACGACTTCAGACGCACCCGTTTCAATTTTTCGATGAAAGGCATCGTATAATTTCTCAAATGCAAGCGGACGTAGCGACTCTGCCATCCGTTCGACCGTCTTTGCCGGAAGTGGAATCACATTCGGATAGCTGTACATGAAACTGACCCACGCTCGATCGGCAACGATCCGAATGATGTCTCCTGTTAACAACAACCCAGCTGATACATCTTTCCGTTCACAGATGACTGCTCCTTTAAAGTGACCACCCACGCGATGTAAGATCAGGTCGTCTGATAATTCCAAGCGTTCACCGCTCCAGAAAGTGATTCGCTCACTTGGTCGTGTTACGAATGATGCATCGTCCTCATGAATATAGATTGGCACATCAAAGGTTTCTGCCCATTCGACTTGTGTCGCGTAATAATGCGGATGCGATAATGCAATCGCGTGGATCCCGCCTAATTCGTTGATCTGTTCTATAGTTATTGAATCAAGATATGTAATGCAGTCCCATAACAGGTTATACGATGTTCCTTGGACGAGGTATGCTGTTTGCCCGATACCGAATGCTGGTGTCGTCTGAATTGCATAGACGCCTGCTCCATCGTCTGTAATCACATTTTGATATGTTCCTGAGGCTTTCATTTCAGTAAGCTTCGTCCACGTTTGTCCTGTCGGATTGACGTATTGTCGTTCCTCTAGACAAATCGGACAAATTTCGCGTTCTGGATTGATTTGTTCGACGCCACACGTCGTACAGATGATGGTTTCCATATCATCATTCCTTTCCAATTCAAAAATGATTTTCCTGATATATCATAACATATTCCATTTATAGGGATATCATACAGGAATCATTTTGAATGAAACGAATAAAGACTCTGTACTAAAGAATCGAAGGAGGAAATTCCCATGTCGACCTCGACTCATCTTATTGCTCCCCGACTGAACGCAGTCTTTTTACATGTACAGGATATGCAACGGTCAGCAGCCTGGTACCATCAGTTACTTCAGCTCCCATTTGATTCGTTCCTCGTCGCTTCTCCTGTCTATAATGTCCCACTTCAAGGTCCAACCAGCTTGACACTTGATGACCATGCGAACGACCCAACGTATCGACATCAACCTTCTTGACAACCCTTGTTTAATTTTTACACGACGGACATTGATGCATCTTATCAGTTCGTATTGTCATTTCAAGCACCTATCATCCGCGACATCGAACGTTTCGATGATTTTGCTTATTTTACGTTTGCTGATCCTGATGGTAATGTTTTGATGCTCTGTACAGGATAAAAATAAATCAGGTCATACCACACTTGTGGCATGACCTGATTTTATTTAACATGACGTTCCATTATTATTGATGACACTTTGAAAGCGGTTCGTAAACTGATTAATGGCCTCTTCTGTATCCAGTACTCCAGAAAACCAAGTCTTCTTGTCATTAGAAAACGTGAGGTGTAGCGATTCTTCAATGACGGACTTTACCTCTAGAGTAGCAACTATATCTGATGTCATTAATGTTTTTTTTGATAGAGTGACCAGTTCATTCGTCAACGTTTCGCGCGTATCTTCAGATGTCTTCTCATGAAGAAGATCAACTGTCTTGTGAAGCATGACAGCTTTTGAAACGCGCGATAGATTCAACTCACGGATTTCAAAAGTGTAGACGCCCTCTTGTTCCTGCGGACGTTGGACGATGAATCGTGGAGAATGTACTAAGTGTTGAATGAAGTGAATAAACATTTCGATGGTCATTTCGGACATTCCGAAACCCTCCCTTTTACGTGGATCAATGGACAAATACCTTTAATCCTTTATCTAAATGGCCAAAAAAAGCCCTGTATAAAAGTTAACCCGGTGAGATGGAAATAAAACCTCCCCTCTGTAAAGTTATACCACAAAAACAAGTACAAAGTGTACATGTTTTTGTTCTAAAAACAAGATTCGTCTAGTGTCCGAATCTTGTTTATAGTAACATAAAAGATACTAGTTTTAGTCATAATTAACACCATCATCTGATAAAAATATGTATTATTTTATTATGTACACGATTAAAGAGTCAGAGAATATCATTCCTTCTCTGACTCTTCGCATCAACCGTCCGTCGTTGGCGCTATTAAATCTTGTAACGTGTATGCCTGTAACGCATCCGTAAAGGACATGAATGCTTGATCAAACGCTTGTCGTGTGTTTTGCAAACTACCATTTTTATTTGGAACTGTCACATTTTCAAGATAGGATACTTCTTCAAATAAATGAACGATTTCTCCTAACGTAATTGTCTCTGGGGATTTTGCTAATTTGAATCCACCATTACGCCCTTGTACGGAAATGATGAGACCAAACTTGCTCAATGAATGGACAATCTTCATCAAATGATTTTTAGAAATATCATAATGGGTTGCCACTTCTTGAATTTGTACGAGCCGAGTCGGATGCGACGCTGCGAAGATAAGCACACGAATGGCATAGTCCGTAGAGCGAGTCATCTTCATCCATTTCACCTTCTTTTTCTTTCCTTTATATAAACATAGTACAGAAGCTCACTCATTTTCACAATCAATAGTATGGCTTAAAGTGTCATTTAGAGTGATTATGCACATATGTATATCGTTTATCTTAAAGGATGTGAAGTGTCAAAATCTAGGGATTTTTTCGGAAAGAGGCAAAATGATATTTCAATCGATGATGCAAATCATGTGGCTTATTCAATGTCTGTGATAAGATTTCTTTAAAACATGTATATCTATAGTTTGTTTATATCTCTCTAGAAAGAGGTCTCGTCATGAAGTGGCTCTCATCAAGTATATTTCATCGATTTTATATTCTATTGCTTTCGAATTTCCTGATTTTCGCAAGCATTGGCGTCCTAACATTTTACGTTGCTCAAAAAGAACTCGAGCAACATCGAACTTCATCACAGATGATCACACTTCAGAAAACGCAAGCTCGCACACTTTGGAATGAAGCCCAACAAGTCAATCTTCAAGTCCAACAAATCGACTTTAATGATCAGGACGACCTTAAACAGGTGAATCAACGATTGGAACGTTTACGACAACACGTTCAATCATTTAATCAACGTTATTCGAATTTATCGGATGAACGTTTTGTGCATCAACTCGTTCAATTTTCGGGATTTTTAGAACAGGAGCTCACTTTGCAAGTAGTCACGGATAACCAAAAGCTGGTTCAACAGTCTGATTCCATCGTCAACGACTACTTTCGAATGATTCATAACGAAGAGAAAAAAGTGCAACAATTGCTACAGCAACGAACCGTTGAAGTATTAGGATACGCCTTTGGAGTAATGATCATCGCTTTTTGTCTTCTCAGTTACTTGATATTAAGACTTGTGCGGTCTTTCCGAACAGATTTACTCGATCTTGTCGAACAAACGAAACAACCTGACCGATTGGAGCATAACGATTATCAAACTCGCCATGATGAGATCGGTATACTTGGAAAGTCTATGCAGCAAATGACGACATTGCTTGCTTTTGAACATCAACAAACGCAAGCTGTCAATACAAAACTCCAAGAGTCTATAGGGCAACAAAAGATATTCGAGCGGCAACTTCAATTCCAAAATCAGTTAGCGACTCAAATTTTACGCTATCAATCAACATCAGGTCTTCACACTTGGTTGCAAGCAATCGGTACGCATTTCAGAGCGACCCATGTCCATTTTTCACCGCAGTCGAATGATTTAGAACACGTTCATATTGCACTAACAAACGAACCGACATGTGATCAAGAACGACTCGCGTTAGAAGCGAAGACCGAGCTGGATGCCTCCATTCACTTGATTGAGATGGATCAGTTAACACTGTGTGCTCTTCCATTACACAGTTCATCAAAATTCATCGGTACATTAACCTTACAATTTCATCGTCCGTTCACGGATACAATCGCACTTCAAAAAACGACACATTTACTGAATATCGGATTGATGCGCTTGCTCGATGATATCCGTATAAAAGATCACCATCAATTGATTCAGCGCATCTTAAATGGTCTTCGAGAAGCGATCCTGTTTGTCGATGTCTCGAACATGAATATTTTTACGAATCAAATGTTTCATCAATTGTTCTCGAACTGGTCACCTTCTGAAAAACAATCAGAAAGCCTATCATTCGTTATCGAAACCTTCGAGCCATTACTTCTCGAAACTGAAGCACTATATGCATATGTTGAACGAATCAAAGCTGGCTTCGAGCACGGATCAATCGTTCCTGCTCAGGATTTTTCAATGCCAGACGACCGACATTTACGACTCTACACAGAATTTTTGCCAGAGCGGCAAGGTATTCTGCTTGTTTTTCGAGAGCGGACTGTTGAAGTCAACTATGCAAAAAAAGAGCAAGACTTCATTTCGGTTTTATCTCATGAGTTACGAACACCACTTGCCTCCATTGAAGGCTTTAGTGAACTGATGTTACACCGAACGTTGTCTCCTGAAAAACAACGGAAATACTTAGAGACCATGCGGAGTGAGACGCAACGTCTCAGTCAACTATTAACAGAATTTCTTGACTACCAGCGTTTAAGTCATCAAAAAGAAACATATCAGCTCGAATCGTTTTGTATCGAACATATGCTCATCGAGTTAACGGAGTGGTTGAACGTCGTGACAGCGACACATCATTTGCACATCCAAACCGATGGTCCTTGTCTGATCACAGCGGATCAAGAAAAAATTCGGAGAGTTTTATTAAACATTTTAAATAATGCGATAAAATATTCTCCCGTTGATTCAAATATCCACGTCTCGTTAGCGTGCTTTGAAGCTGAAGTTGTCATTACCATTAGTGATGATGGATATGGTATTCCAAAGCAAGACCTTCCTTATCTCTTCGATCCGTATTACCGCGTCGAACATGCGGATCATGTCCAAGTTCAAGGAACAGGTCTCGGTTTACCGATCTGTAAGGAAATCATTGAAGGGCATGGAGGACGAATTACCGTACATTCAGAAATCGGAAAAGGATCTGACTTTTTTATCCGTTTACCTCGTGATGAAGAGTGGAACAAAAATTAATAACATGTATAAGAACAGTATAAATAATCTACAACTAGGAAGTGAAGAACGTGGAAGCTGATTTAAATCAAATCGTCCGCTGTTTAAATCAAGATTTTAAACAGCAAAGAACCGTCTTCAGTGCAATGGCGCTGAAAGAGACCAATCCCTGTATCGTCTTGATGGAAGATCATCGTCGAAGACGGATGGACCATGCCTTGTATCAATATCCAGATTTTATCGCAGAGCTGGAATCACATATTTACCGATGTTTAATTGATGTCCGGGGAGCCCGTGAATCGGCTTCCCCTTCCGAAATTTTTATTTCTAAAGCACAACTCTATTCGCCTTATCATTATTTAGTCACCTTTTTATGAGAGGAGTCCGCCATGACTGTTCAAGAAAATACAGCACTGTTGATCATCGATGTCATCAATAAGATGGATTTCGAAGGAGCTGAGCAATTATTGCAACAGACACTCCCTGTCCTTGCACCACTCTCACAATTAAAACAACATTGTAAACGACAAAACATCCCAGTGATTTACGTCAACGATAACTTTGGTCTCTGGCAAGAGAACGTTAATCAAATCGTAGATGAGTGTCGCGGTGGTCTTGGGGATATACTCATCGATGCCTTACATCCAGAAGAAAATGATTATTTCATCATCAAGCCAAAGCACTCAGGATTTTTCGGTACCCAACTTGATATTTTATTGAAGCATTTGGAAGTTTCACGTCTCATCATCACTGGACTAACGACAGATATGTGTATTTTATTTACCGCAAATGATGCCTACATGCGTGAATATTCTATTCATGTCCCAGCAGACTGTACGGCAGCGAAAACCGCTATTGCCAAAGATCACGCATTGGAAATTCTCAGTACGACATTATCTTTGGATTGCTCTGAGAGTTCCAAGTTGATACAAAAAGAATAATTAAGGTTGCGTTTCTGATACGTATGTAACACATTACTATCTTTTCCAGTTTAATTGAGCTGTTAGTCCTCGATGAATTCGTGAACGGTTCGAAGTCCTTCACGGTTTGGAAAGTATGAAGTAGTGAACATTCCCATTATTCATGAGTTAACTACTCACTTCAACATATCAATAAAGAAGAAGAAACAGGTTTGAAAGAGACCGATTAAGGAATATAACATGTGTGAGTTGTATATGTTTAAAACTTAAAGGGGGTTCTTTTCATGTTTCGCCATCAAAAGGAATTACAATTCGAAGTCAAGGTTGATCGACCCGATCCAAAACTCGCTCGGGCCGTACAAGAAGTACTCGGTGGACAATTCGGTGAGATGACGGTCATGATGCAGTATCTTTTCCAAGGCTTTAATTGTCGAGGGGAAGAAAAGTACAAGGACATGCTGATGGATATCGGGACAGAAGAAATTGGGCATGTTGAAATGCTATGTTCCCTCATTTCTCAATTGCTCGACGGGGCATCACCAGATGATCAGGCAGAAGCTGCTAAGGATCCGGCGACGGCAGCCATTCTCGGGGGAATGAATCCGCAACACCTTCTTGTCAGCGGTCTCGGTGGATTGCCATCGAACGCAAACGGTATACCATGGAACGGTTCTTATATCGTTGCGAGTGGTAATTTGTTAGCAGATATGCGCTCGAATCTACATGCGGAATCACAAGGTCGACTCCAAGTCGCCCGCCTCTATCATATGACGACGGATGAAGGCGTTCGTGCTACCTTCCGTAAGATGCTTGCCCGTGACCGCTATCACCAGTATCAATGGATGGCAGCAATCGAAGAACTCGAGACGAAAAATGGAGTCGTCGTTCCGGCTACTTTTGCACCTGAAGATGAGATGGAAGCGCAACCTCATGCTTATGAGTTCTGGGATCTATCCGAAGGCACAGCTTCAAAAGAAGGGCGTTGGGCTCAAGGGGAAGCTCAAGACGGAACCGGTGAATTTGTTCATCTGGAAAATCCAGCACCGCAAGGGAACATTCCGAACATGAAGGTGCCTGCGCACCAACTTCACCACGATCTAGCAGAAAAAACAGGAATGCAAAACGTCAAAGATACGGTCAAACGTATGCTACATGATAAGGAGTGAGATTAATGGCTAAATCATCACTTGCAATCCATGAAACACTCGAAATTCATGAAATCATGACAATGAAACAAGCCTGTCTCGTTAAAGCCATCGCCGTTCGTTCATTCGTTAAAGATGAGACGCTAGAAAAATTGATTGCGCAAGACATCAAAGATAGCGAACAAGCATTAAGCGATTTACAAAAACTATTGGCAAATCATGAAGGAGGCGATTCACATGAATGAAGCTCTCCAATCGATTAGCCGTCCTAGTAAAAAACGCGACGAGTTGATTGCAACGGACTTCTTGATCAGCAGCAAATCACTTGTCCGCGCTTATGCTGTCGCAATTACAGAAACGGCTTCTCCTGATGTGCGGAAAGTCTTGACTGAACAGCTGAACAAAGCGATTCAGACGCACGTTGCGATCGCTGGATACATGATTGATCACGATATGTACCACGCACATGATCTTAAAAAGCAATTAAAACACGATCAAGAAAAACTAGAAGTCGCAAAAGGATTACTATGATGTTTCCCCTTCCCTTCTGATCATGGAGCGGAAGGGGTTTTCTTTCAGAATTTATGTAAGGAGCGATCAACCTCATGATTGATATCAATCACATTTACATCAAACAGATCGGCGAAACCTTTTGTCTCACTTGGGAAGGGACAAGTCATGTCCGTTTACTCTTAAATGGTGTACCTTGCATCATCAAAGATACGAATACCTATCAAACCGACACACTACCTTTATTTGAGCCTCAGTCGTTCGAACTGATCGATTCCGATTCAAAAACACGTATCGTCACTGCTCTCGTTTCAAGTACGGATGATTTGTTCTGGAACCGTAAAATGACCGTCCTGATTCAACAAAATCATACTGTCCGGCTGTTATGGGGCGAAATTCCAGAAGTATCACATTATACTGTCTTTCAAGATGGACATCGCTTAGGTGACACAACGGCTTCCGAATGGACCAGCACGATTAATCCTGAACAGTTTACACGGTTCGAAATCCGAGTGCTCCGTCCCATTTCAAGAAAATCGGTACCGTTCGCACGGATAATCGAGACGTTTGCCCGCGTTACGAATTTGGTAAAACAAGAACCGGACCGGGAACGAGAGCATGAACAATACGTGCTTTATTACTCTTTGTATCCGGCACCTACTCCGCATCTGAAATTTTCTACTTTTCGGTTACGTGTGCTGACGTTCATTGCTCCTCCGATTCTCGTGAACCCGAATCCATTTTCTCCGCATCGTTATTTCGAAGGAGACGCGCGACAGTATTCGCCTTTTTCAAACGAATATCGAACCTTTACAGAAGTCATCACCTTTAATGAGGGGTCCTCTCATGAACTAATAAAACAGGCAAATCCGACTCGGTCTTTTGATGCACGTCATCAGTTATATCGAGAGGATATCGCTTCGACACAGCAAGTCTACTTGTCAGATCAATCACTAACTCGATATACGCTCCACCACTCAGTAGGTAATCCACTCGTCGTCTCACCTAATATCGACTATGAAATTAACGTATCACATCAATCAAATCTTTGGCGTATCGCCGGAATCCATCTTCAATCACCACATCATGAAGTGTACTTAGATGAAGGAGATGATTGTTTCGAAACCATCCACCAAGCCCATGATTTAGGCTTAAGTTTCCTTGGTGACCCGTTGCCCAGTTGTCACTGGCTGCATATGACGAATCAATGAACAAAAAGGAAGCCGCGACCAATTCGTCGCGGCTTTTCCTATTTAGTCATGAAATCGAGCACGTGTCTCCGGAGACGGGAGTGCGCACTCTTGTTTTTGCCCAAACCAGCGATGGCGATTGCTCGCAACGAGATCATAGACGCGATCGCGGAGTGAACGTGGAACAATGCGAAGTACACTCAAGAGACGCCATCCTCCTTGTAAATGACGGGCAATCCGTAACGCTGCGTTCGATTTGATATAAGGTACACCCCGGTCAATCACGACGACACTGTCGATGGATTCGGGGAGATGATGACGCCGGATGAGTTCTTGTCCTGTCTCCCCTTGTAACGAAGCAAAATCATGGTATCCTTGGTCTCGTTTTAAGATGAACTGGACGCTTGCGTCACAGAGATTACATTCTCCATCAAATAAGACGATTGCTTTCATGATTGATTCATCCTTCCTAATCCGTATAACGAATCATTTCGTACACTTTCTCTTTACCACACTTTAGGCAAAAACATGCATTTAATTAGTATGTTAAATACTGATAACGCTTTCTTTACATACCTCGCTTACGCTATACTGTTTCTGTAAACATTTGGATGATAAAATAACTCATCTAGCGTTTTAAATGCATCTTTACTTAAAGGAGAATACATATGACGACACGACCGATTGCCATCGTAACCGGAGCCAGTCAGACGCGTGATATTGGTGCTGCTATTTGCCGTCAGCTCGCTACGGCTGGTCATGATCTGGTCTTTACTTATTTTAAAGCAACAGCGGATTGGCCAGCTAGTTTTTCGACTGAACTTCAGGACCAAGGTGCACGCGTTCTTGCGATTGAGCTCGATTTAAGTCAAGCAGATGCTGCTGACGAATTATTCGCGCAAGTAAAGGACTTCGGAACACCAAGTGTTCTCATCAATAATGCTGCTCATTCAACGATGACGGATTGGCAGACGCTTGACGCGAAAAGCCTCGACCAACACTATGCGGTCAATCTCCGTGCGCCACTATTGCTTGCAACACGGTTTACGAACCGATTCGTTGAGGCGAACCTGACGTCCGGACGCATCATTCAATTGACGTCCGGTCAGGATCTCGGTCCGATGCCAGACGAAATTGCTTATGCTACAACAAAAGGTGCCTTATCGACCTTTACGAAAACATACGCTGCAGCCGTTGCACCGCTTGGTATCACCGTTAATGCCGTCAATCCAGGTCCGACTGACTCGACGTGGATGGATGAGGCAACACGGACAGCGCTTAAAACTAGTTTTCCGTTCGGACGAATTGGTGCTCCTGAAGATGTCGCGCGATTGATTCAATTTCTCGTCAGTCCAGATGGTAGCTGGGTGACTGGACAGATCGTTCATTCCGAAGGTGGCTTTCAACGCTAAACATCAGGATTTAGACAATAATGACCCCTGACTACTTCGATCGGGGGTCATTCCGTTATCGAAAGACGGGTCCAGTTTCTATCAAAAAGTCGTTCCAAGCCGTTTGATGCAAGTCACTATAAAGTTGTGGCATCTGCTCTCTTTCAAAAAAAGCAACGTCTAGTGATTCATCGGGATCAATCGTCAGCTGTCCACCGTTGATGTGGCAAACGAAAAAGTGAACGATCGGTTGAGCGACGTCCCCCGTCGGATAAACCTCTTCATATTTCGAGTAGACCCCACTCAGACGTTCAATTGTGACATGAAATCCGGTCTCTTCAAAAATCTCACGCTGCGCAGCTTCTACGAGTGATTCTCCAAGTTCAAGCGCTCCACCCGGAAATCCCCATGCTTTCTGTTCACGTCGTTTTTGCAGGATAATGCGTCCTTCATCATCTAAGACGATCCCACCGGAAAAGTTTAACATCACTTTTTCCTGACCGACCTTACTGCGGAGAAAACGAATGTAGTCCATCTGTCGCCTCCAACTGTTTGAATTGTTTTAGCCAGTCAATCAATTGCTCAATCATCATGTCCGACACGGTGTGATTGATTGCAGTAAAAATACGTAATTCGATTGCTTGATGAAAACCTGCTTGAATAGCTGACTCAAAATAAGTCTGTTGAATGGGTAACGGTATGATCTCATCAGCATCTCCGTGTAGGAGCAACCGCGGACGTTTATCCATTACTTCAATCGGATCAAGCATCCATGGCGCCACTCCTTGAAGTGGCGGTCGACCGTCTCGTTTTCGGAATTGACGTTCGGCTTCAAGATAAGCGCCGCCACCATTGATTGCAACGAGGGCTTTGATTGGGTAACGTGCCAAGATTCCATGCGCAATGAAGCCACCCATCGACACACCGATGACGATCACATCTGAAGCATTCCAACCTGACTGCTTAATGATTTCTGCCGCTTCCGTAATCGATTGCTCAACGACCGACCAAAAATAGGTCGTTGTAACGTCCGGCTCAAATGGATTGTCGAGTGGCTCTCGCTGGTCGTGTCGAATGAGTTCAGGAATGAAGACATCGTATCCTTCCTCAGCGAGTTGCTCAGCAAACGCCAGATAGGAAACAGCTGTCCCACCCCAACCATGATAGAGTAGGATCGCTCCCGTTGGTTGAGAAGCTCGAACGATATGGACACGAAAATCAAGCTTCATTTCTTTTCTCCTCTTTCATGCGGACGATCGTCTGTGCGAAGTCATCTTCCGGTAATCGTCGACCGTCCTTAAGGAAAGGTTTCCAGTACGGACGAATCTTAAAAAGTGAGATCGTATCACGATAAACCGTTCGTCGGACAATCTGTTTCGTCGTCAACGGTAATCCGTCCTCACTTTCGACCTGAATGCCACAGATCTGACCACCAATCGATTTTCCGTTCAACAGTTTTAATTGTGCGATTTCCGCCAAGAAACTAACAGTCGGTTGCGTGACGACGGAATGGACGACTTCTGATTTCACACGTCGTAAGACTGTCTTTTCGATGACGACAGAAAGTCCGAGATAAACAGCTTGGTTGATGATGTATGCGCCAATTCTTCGTTTTGTCATTGAATGCATGAATGACCCTCCTTATACGTTAAAATAAACGACTGCGCCGAGTGCACTGACGGCAACCAAATAAAAGACGATTGCAAGTCGTTTATTCGCGGCAGAGATATCTTTTCTGACGAGGATTTTACTATACCGAAACGTCAAAAATGCGAACACGAGCAATGCTACGATTACTAATGGTTCCATTTGATCCCCTCTTTTCTCTCTTATTTTACATGATATCCGTTCTTAAATTGTTATATTTTACAAGTAAAGTAGTATGTGATTGTTCCATACATAATCGATCTTATTTTGAAATGAGGTTTTAACTTTGAAGACTGCAACTACTTGTTGTCTCGTCGCGTCTAAAACACCTGGTTATCTCACTCGGGAACTCCCGTCACTCGGCATTCATGACGTTCACATTCGCACGCTTGCTGGTGCCGTCAGTATTGGCGCCGAGCTCCCGCAATGGCTTGAACAAGACATGACGATAACCGACTATCACTATCCGCTCGAGACTGGCTATGAGAGTTACGGCGAAGTGCTAGCTATTGGTGACTCGGTCCAAATCGTCAAGCCCGGTGATCGTGTCATTAGCTTTTACGGACATCAAGATCATGCAATCGTACCTGAATCGAAGGTCATTCCCGTTCCTGCCCACGTCTCGCCACGTGAAGCCTTGCTACTAATTCTGTCTTGTGACGCGGCAAAAGGCGTCCGAAAACTTACATTGACGCCCGACTCCAGTGTCTTAGTTTCCGGAATGGGTACGATTGGTTTACTCGCG contains:
- a CDS encoding MBL fold metallo-hydrolase; translated protein: METIICTTCGVEQINPEREICPICLEERQYVNPTGQTWTKLTEMKASGTYQNVITDDGAGVYAIQTTPAFGIGQTAYLVQGTSYNLLWDCITYLDSITIEQINELGGIHAIALSHPHYYATQVEWAETFDVPIYIHEDDASFVTRPSERITFWSGERLELSDDLILHRVGGHFKGAVICERKDVSAGLLLTGDIIRIVADRAWVSFMYSYPNVIPLPAKTVERMAESLRPLAFEKLYDAFHRKIETGASEVVARSAERYIAALNGDWFTT
- a CDS encoding VOC family protein, with amino-acid sequence MFNFYTTDIDASYQFVLSFQAPIIRDIERFDDFAYFTFADPDGNVLMLCTG
- a CDS encoding AAA family ATPase, producing MKSRLIVIRGNSGSGKTTLAKALQSALPDTILFSQDVIRREMLNVKDVAGNPAIHWIEDLIMLANGRHATILLEGILAQDRYGEMLDRLERRFGSCYAAYYFDVSFEETVLRHALRQPTEFSEVDMKHWWLDQDQRASDRLFVEDLSLEAMVQQIKREQEGEHE
- a CDS encoding SDR family oxidoreductase; the encoded protein is MHMTTRPIAIVTGASQTRDIGAAICRQLATAGHDLVFTYFKATADWPASFSTELQDQGARVLAIELDLSQADAADELFAQVKDFGTPSVLINNAAHSTMTDWQTLDAKSLDQHYAVNLRAPLLLATRFTNRFVEANLTSGRIIQLTSGQDLGPMPDEIAYATTKGALSTFTKTYAAAVAPLGITVNAVNPGPTDSTWMDEATRTALKTSFPFGRIGAPEDVARLIQFLVSPDGSWVTGQIVHSEGGFQR
- a CDS encoding VOC family protein, translating into MSTSTHLIAPRLNAVFLHVQDMQRSAAWYHQLLQLPFDSFLVASPVYNVPLQGPTSLTLDDHANDPTYRHQPS
- a CDS encoding RrF2 family transcriptional regulator, whose amino-acid sequence is MTRSTDYAIRVLIFAASHPTRLVQIQEVATHYDISKNHLMKIVHSLSKFGLIISVQGRNGGFKLAKSPETITLGEIVHLFEEVSYLENVTVPNKNGSLQNTRQAFDQAFMSFTDALQAYTLQDLIAPTTDG
- a CDS encoding manganese catalase family protein, giving the protein MFRHQKELQFEVKVDRPDPKLARAVQEVLGGQFGEMTVMMQYLFQGFNCRGEEKYKDMLMDIGTEEIGHVEMLCSLISQLLDGASPDDQAEAAKDPATAAILGGMNPQHLLVSGLGGLPSNANGIPWNGSYIVASGNLLADMRSNLHAESQGRLQVARLYHMTTDEGVRATFRKMLARDRYHQYQWMAAIEELETKNGVVVPATFAPEDEMEAQPHAYEFWDLSEGTASKEGRWAQGEAQDGTGEFVHLENPAPQGNIPNMKVPAHQLHHDLAEKTGMQNVKDTVKRMLHDKE
- a CDS encoding thiol-disulfide oxidoreductase DCC family protein — protein: MKAIVLFDGECNLCDASVQFILKRDQGYHDFASLQGETGQELIRRHHLPESIDSVVVIDRGVPYIKSNAALRIARHLQGGWRLLSVLRIVPRSLRDRVYDLVASNRHRWFGQKQECALPSPETRARFHD
- a CDS encoding sensor histidine kinase, with the protein product MKWLSSSIFHRFYILLLSNFLIFASIGVLTFYVAQKELEQHRTSSQMITLQKTQARTLWNEAQQVNLQVQQIDFNDQDDLKQVNQRLERLRQHVQSFNQRYSNLSDERFVHQLVQFSGFLEQELTLQVVTDNQKLVQQSDSIVNDYFRMIHNEEKKVQQLLQQRTVEVLGYAFGVMIIAFCLLSYLILRLVRSFRTDLLDLVEQTKQPDRLEHNDYQTRHDEIGILGKSMQQMTTLLAFEHQQTQAVNTKLQESIGQQKIFERQLQFQNQLATQILRYQSTSGLHTWLQAIGTHFRATHVHFSPQSNDLEHVHIALTNEPTCDQERLALEAKTELDASIHLIEMDQLTLCALPLHSSSKFIGTLTLQFHRPFTDTIALQKTTHLLNIGLMRLLDDIRIKDHHQLIQRILNGLREAILFVDVSNMNIFTNQMFHQLFSNWSPSEKQSESLSFVIETFEPLLLETEALYAYVERIKAGFEHGSIVPAQDFSMPDDRHLRLYTEFLPERQGILLVFRERTVEVNYAKKEQDFISVLSHELRTPLASIEGFSELMLHRTLSPEKQRKYLETMRSETQRLSQLLTEFLDYQRLSHQKETYQLESFCIEHMLIELTEWLNVVTATHHLHIQTDGPCLITADQEKIRRVLLNILNNAIKYSPVDSNIHVSLACFEAEVVITISDDGYGIPKQDLPYLFDPYYRVEHADHVQVQGTGLGLPICKEIIEGHGGRITVHSEIGKGSDFFIRLPRDEEWNKN
- a CDS encoding spore coat protein, which translates into the protein MNEALQSISRPSKKRDELIATDFLISSKSLVRAYAVAITETASPDVRKVLTEQLNKAIQTHVAIAGYMIDHDMYHAHDLKKQLKHDQEKLEVAKGLL
- a CDS encoding cysteine hydrolase family protein produces the protein MTVQENTALLIIDVINKMDFEGAEQLLQQTLPVLAPLSQLKQHCKRQNIPVIYVNDNFGLWQENVNQIVDECRGGLGDILIDALHPEENDYFIIKPKHSGFFGTQLDILLKHLEVSRLIITGLTTDMCILFTANDAYMREYSIHVPADCTAAKTAIAKDHALEILSTTLSLDCSESSKLIQKE